atcacttatatttataagaaatcgcgtaatcaataatttaaagtcaTGTTAATAGATGTTTTTTCTAGATTTGATGCTCACAGCTATAACTTAATTTGGTTGTCTATGCCGTTATGGTTGCTGTCTTCTATAGTGCCAATAACCGTGCTATTTAGAGACGTGTACACTAAGGGTAGAAGTACGAGCTCTTTTCGGAGTTTGGTGCTATCCTTTACTTATTCGATGATTCGATTGAACGGAAAGGGACTAAAGCTATCTGGGTTTCCTCTAGTAATAAGGGGTCTGTTCATGATAATTCTGATACTAAATCTGTCTGGAaactttccattctttttccCTGTAAGAGGGCAGTTTGTGTTCGGGTTCTCCTTTGCTTTGTCTATTTGAACTTGTTTAGTTTTATCTAGTCTTTTATGCAGATTTGAGCAGGGGTTGATGAGTCTCGTTCCAACAGGTTGCCCGTTAATCCTTGTGCCTTTTATAGTAGTGGTTGAGCTAATTAGTGGCATACTTCGCCCTTTAACATTAGTTTTACGTCTGACACTAAATCTGGGAGCTGGTAAAGTAATTCTAACTATATGCAGGAGAGAGTTAGTAGTTAGCTGGTTAAATAGCAGAAGGCTGCTTACAGGAGTTGGGGGTATTAAAGGGTTAATAATGGGCGGAGGTGTTTTTGGAGCCGCTGAAGTTGCAATCGCGTGTATtcagtgttatattttttgtgtcttaTTGTGTCTCTATACGGAGGATCATAGAAGGTAGGTAGTTTTAAAAGCTTTGCTGAAGCGACGGCCTTGTAAGTCGTAGAAAACTATGTGTTTTAAAGctatgatttgaataaaattcctAGGAGTTTTCTTAATAAGTATAGGCTGTTTTGTAATCTTCCGTATAAACAAACaccttttgtgtttatttgtaggGCTTGAAATAATAAGACTAGGCTTATTGTTTGTAACCCATGTGTTTCTAATAAAtcagttttggttaattttactaattctaTGTTTAGCTGTTTGCGAAGCCAGAATTTGCTTGGCCCTTCTGGTTATGGTGATGCGACTATGCGGAGACGATTTGATGTCAAGGTTACTAAGAGATGGCTCGTAAAAATAGTATcatacaattaaaaagtaaCTTAGGGTTACTTTTACTGATTCTGATTGGATACTTATTTATTCTTAGAGGGAGGACCTTTGGAAAAGCTTATTTATTGGAAGTTACTGTTTGAGAGAGTAATTGTCTCTCATTTAGCTTCAGAGTTCTACTAGATAGCGTAAGAATAGTCTTTGTTGGGACGGTTTTGGTAATTAGAGGAAGTGTAGCAACCTACTGCAAGTGGTATATAGCTGGAGAGCCATACTACAAGCGGTTTATGGGATTAGTATGGTTGTTTGTGCTGTCTATAGTGTTTATAATCTTAGTTCCTAATTTAGTAATACTTTTAATTGGTTGAGACGGGCTAGGGCTCACCTCATTCCTATTAGTGGCTTATTACCAGAACAATAAGAGGTTATCTGCGGCTATGTTGACAGCTTTGACTAATCGAATTGGGgatgtttttgtactttttagagtttctatttttttaagagaAGGGGGgtggttaatttatatataccacCCAGTGCAGACatgggttaatttagggtttgTGGTAGTTCTTGCAGGTATAACTAAAAGCGCACAAATGCCGTTTTGCGCATGGCTACCTGCTGCCATGGCGGCACCCACACCGGTCTCCTCTTTGGTGCATTCTTCGACATTGGTGACAGCTGGGGTTTATTTGATTCTTCgctctttttatattatcagaGCTAATCCCTTTGTGACTCAAATACTTATAGTCTTAAGACTATTTACTCTAATATTAGCGGGGTCAAGGGCTGTGTTTGCGTTTGACCTAAAAAAGGTAATCGCACTCTCGACTTTGAGGCAGTTAAGGTTAATAATATTCTCGATTTCAATCCTTCTTCCGTCTGtagctttttttcatttagtaacCCATGCGGTATTTAAAGCTTTGTTGTTTCTAGGCGCAGGGGGTGTTATTCATAGAAACCAAAGAATCCAAGATATCCGGGGGTTAAGAAGCTTGTGGCAAGGATTACCGGTAAGAATGGGTGCAATAACGGTTGCAATTGTGTCCTTGAGAGGGGCCCCGTTTATAAGAGGGTTTTTCTCTAAAGACCTAATAATTGAGCTAAGAATGATAGACAGAAGAATAACTTATGGGTGCTATTTATTAGAGCTAACAGGTTTAATCTTCACTTCTTTTTATAGGGCACGGATTGTATTTAGAGTAATACTTGGGTCTAATTACGTTAATAGCAGAAGTTTGCGGATTAATGAGCACTTAAATATACAAACTCCTTTTCTTAGCCTGTATATTGGGGCTATTATCTTAGGAGGGGTATTAGGGAGGAAAATAGAGAGGTTTGGGTTTGTAGTAGTTCTTGAGAAATATGAGAGAGTCAGAGTATTTCTTATTCCCTTTGTAGGGTTAATTTTGTGATGAGGAGTGCTTAGAAAATTAGGGTCTAAGCCTTGGTCGTCAGCCAAACTATTAAGATTCTTTTTGAGAATGTGGCTCATAGAGAGGCTAACCTCCCACCCCAGAAAAATGGCCTTCTTTAAGGGGTCCAGGATGGTAGCTCAAAGTCTGGATCAAGGTTGACTAGAGCTATTGGGCCCTCAAGGTGCCCATAAGGGACTAGGTCAACTCAGCTGTTTGAatgaaattgttcagaaaaattattttacctacCAGCTGGTAGTATGAGGGCTGGTGGTAGCGGGGGGCGTAAgcttaattatgtttatataatgagaGTTATAGTCATATGTGTAATTTTGATGGCTGTGTTTTCGATTGTCTTAATTGCCAAGCAACCTATTTCTTTAGGGCTAGTGCTATTGAGGGGGTCTATAATTGCATGTGTGGAGGTTGCACTGGAGGTTAGAAGGTTGTTAGGGTTCTTATTGTTCCTAACTTACGTTAGGGGTGTAATAGTCCTGTTCTTGTATGTTTTAAGGATCTACCCCAATGAAGTGTATCGTTTTAATCTAGAGTTTATGGTTCTCGTCAGAAGGTGTTGTGCCAGAGCGGTCCTTATGGGTCTTATGAATTACGAGTACAGAGAAATTAGCGGGTCTTTGTTTCTAAGTTTCATGGCTGAAAGAAGCGGGTTAAGGTTATATATCCTAATAGCTGGTGTGTTACTGTTTGTAATATTAGTGGTGTCGTATTTGTGCATAAAAACCATGGTGCCTTTACGAAGAGTAAAATAAACCTAAAATAGAAGATACAGTAGCTTAATTAAAGCGTCTCATTGAAAATGAGGAAGATGGATACTTTAGTACCTTGTGTCAAATCTGTAGGAGGGTTTGATTATGGCCCTAAATTTATGGGCAAAATGCTTCTCATGATTCTAAATGCGGGCTTGAACAAATTAAGTGCAAGTTCAACATCAGTGGGGAAAATTGGTTAATAAAGGAAACTTTAACCCAGCTTTTTGACAAATTCGGGGTCAATTGATGAATGCCAGCAGCCGCGGTTAGATTCAGttcgaatataaatttaagcGGATTGGTTAGAGTcaatgttgtgttataaaactataaaaaaactataggtgCAGTGTAATGTTAACGGTTTTTTGTGGTTATATTCCTAAAGTTTTAGTGAGCTTCTAACGAATCTATGAAGTGAAACCAGGATTAGATACCCTGTTATccatagtttaaaacaaaagttcctcTTAACTAAACATTTGGTTgtcaaagagaaataaatagGCGGTGTCTGAGatagaaaacaggggatcctgggTGTTAAAGGATAACCCACCTACATTTGAGCCTTGTCTTATTAGTGCGTGTGTATGGTTGTTTACTCTAATATGGTGAGTGTCCGGGtaaaatttttggttattactgaaGCTAACTCTTATTTTACTTGCTGAGTTCGGTAAGGTAAGTTACTTTTAGTTAGGTGCAGCTACTAGAATTGGCTATATGCCCATgtagcacaacttcaaaaataattcagattGACATGCAGCTTATGACAAGGTTAATCTGGGATACAGATGTAACTTAAGCAATAATTCAAAGATTGAGCTACTAAAAGGTAGCTCAACTAAGTAGacaaataagataagaaaacttGCCTTTGAAGAAGGACTTGTAAGTaagggttaaaaataaaattaccctGAATACAATCAGATGAGTACTAATCGCCCGTCGCTCGCGGGGAAACCTGTgaaaagtcgtaacaaggtaGCAGTAACGGAAGTTGCTGCTAGGCtataatatgcatatatagtaaataatattatatttgcctTCCAAGCAaaagttctaatgaaattagtgTATGCTGGCCAAATAGTTTAAGCTAAAACGTTGAGCTGTTAATTCAAAATCGCAGTAATTTGCTTTGGCTTGCTTAAGTAGTTTAGGGAAAACATAAGATTTTCATTCTTAAGTCAGATAGTATTTCTCTTAAGTTGTGCTTAGtagttaatgttaatataactgagAACTGCAAATTCTCCATAGTCTAGTTAGGCCTAAGCTTAGTGCCACGTGGGGGATGATCCAGTTGCTTTGA
The window above is part of the Mytilus trossulus isolate FHL-02 unplaced genomic scaffold, PNRI_Mtr1.1.1.hap1 h1tg000619l__unscaffolded, whole genome shotgun sequence genome. Proteins encoded here:
- the LOC134702687 gene encoding NADH-ubiquinone oxidoreductase chain 6-like translates to MRVIVICVILMAVFSIVLIAKQPISLGLVLLRGSIIACVEVALEVRRLLGFLLFLTYVRGVIVLFLYVLRIYPNEVYRFNLEFMVLVRRCCARAVLMGLMNYEYREISGSLFLSFMAERSGLRLYILIAGVLLFVILVVSYLCIKTMVPLRRVK